Proteins encoded together in one Pongo abelii isolate AG06213 chromosome 8, NHGRI_mPonAbe1-v2.0_pri, whole genome shotgun sequence window:
- the ZSWIM8 gene encoding zinc finger SWIM domain-containing protein 8 isoform X14 yields MELMFAEWEDGERFSFEDSDRFEEDSLCSFISEAESLCQNWRGWRKQSAGPNSPTGGGGGGGSGGTRMRDGLVIPLVELSAKQVAFHIPFEVVEKVYPPVPEQLQLRIAFWSFPENEEDIRLYSCLANGSADEFQRGDQLFRMRAVKDPLQIGFHLSATVVPPQMVPPKGAYNVAVMFDRCRVTSCSCTCGAGAKWCTHVVALCLFRIHNASAVCLRAPVSESLSRLQRDQLQKFAQYLISELPQQILPTAQRLLDELLSSQSTAINTVCGAPDPTAGPSASDQSTWYLDESTLTDNIKKTLHKFCGPSPVVFSDVNSMYLSSTEPPAAAEWACLLRPLRGREPEGVWNLLSIVREMFKRRDSNAAPLLEILTDQCLTYEQITGWWYSVRTSASHSSASGHTGRSNGQSEVAAHACASMCDEMVTLWRLAVLDPALSPQRRRELCTQLRQWQLKVIENVKRGQHKKTLERLFPGFRPAVEACYFNWEEAYPLPGVTYSGTDRKLALCWARALPSRPGASRSGGLEESRDRPRPLPAEPAVRPKEPGTKRKGLGDGVPSSQRGPRRLSAEGGDKALHKMGPGGGKAKALGGAGSGSQGSAGGGSKRRLSSEDSSLEPDLAEMSLDDSSLALGAEASTFGGFPESPPPPCPLHGGSRGPSTFLPEPPDTYEEDGGVYFSEGPEPPTASVGPPGLLPGDVCTQDDLPSTDESGNGLPKTKEAAPAVGEEDDDYQAYYLNAQDGAGGEEEKAEGGAGEEHDLFAGLKPLEQESRMEVLFACAEALHAHGYSNEASRLTVELAQDLLANPPDLKVEPPPAKGKKNKVSTSRQTWVATNTLSKAAFLLTVLSERPEHHNLAFRVGMFALELQRPPASTKALEVKLAYQESEVAALLKKIPLGPSEMSTMRCRAEELREGTLCDYRPVLPLMLASFIFDVLCAPGSRPPSRNWNSETPGDEELGFEAAVAALGMKTTVSEAEHPLLCEGTRREKGDLALALMITYKDDQAKLKKILDKLLDRESQTHKPQTLSSFYSSSRPTTASQRSPSKHGGPSAPGALQPLTSGSAGPAQPGSVAGAGPGPTEGFTEKNVPESSPHSPCEGLPSEAALTPRPEGKVPSRLALGSRGGYNGRGWGSPGRPKKKHTGMASIDSSAPETTSDSSPTLSRRPLRGGWAPTSWGRGQDSDSISSSSSDSLGSSSSSGSRRASTSGGARAKTVEVGRYKGRRPESHAPHVPNQPSEAAAHFYFELAKTVLIKAGGNSSTSIFTHPSSSGGHQGPHRNLHLCAFEIGLYALGLHNFVSPNWLSRTYSSHVSWITGQAMEIGSAALTILVECWDGHLTPPEVASLADRASRARDSNMVRAAAELALSCLPHAHALNPNEIQRALVQCKEQDNLMLEKACMAVEEAAKGGGVYPEVLFEVAHQWFWLYEQTAGGSSTAREGATSCSASGIRAAGEAGRGMPEGRGAPGTEPVTVAAAAVTAAATVVPVISVGSSLYPGPGLGHGHSPGLHPYTALQPHLPCSPQYLTHPAHPAHPMPHMPRPAVFPVPSSAYPQGVHPAFLGAQYPYSVTPPSLAATAVSFPVPSMAPITVHPYHTEPGLPLPTSVALSSVHPASTFPAIQGASLPALTTQPSPLVSGGFPPPEEETHSQPVNPHSLHHLHAAYRVGMLALEMLGRRAHNDHPNNFSRSPPYTDDVKWLLGLAAKLGVNYVHQFCVGAAKGVLSPFVLQEIVMETLQRLSPAHAHNHLRAPAFHQLVQRCQQAYMQYIHHRLIHLTPADYDDFVNAIRSARSAFCLTPMGMMQFNDILQNLKRSKQTKELWQRVSLEMATFSP; encoded by the exons GGCCAATGGCAGTGCGGATGAGTTTCAGCGAGGGGATCAGCTCTTCCGCATGAGGGCTGTGAAGGACCCATTGCAGATAG GGTTCCACCTGAGTGCTACAGTGGTGCCACCTCAGATGGTCCCTCCTAAAGGGGCCTACAACGTGGCTGTGATGTTTGACCGCTGCCGGGTCACTTCCTGCAGCTGTACCTGTGGGGCTGGGGCCAAATGGTGCACCCACGTCGTGGCACTGTGTCTCTTCCGCATCCACAAT GCTTCTGCAGTCTGCCTGCGAGCCCCAGTCTCAGAGTCCCTGTCCCGGCTACAGAGGGACCAGCTGCAGAAGTTTGCTCAGTACCTCATCAGTGAGCTCCCTCAGCAG ATCCTCCCCACAGCTCAGCGTCTCCTGGACGAACTCCTGTCTTCCCAGTCAACAGCCATCAATACAGTGTGTGGAGCTCCGG ACCCCACAGCAGGGCCCTCAGCATCGGACCAGAGTACTTGGTATCTGGATGAATCGACACTCACTGACAACATCAAGAAGACACTGCACAAGTTCTGTGGCCCCTCGCCTGTGGTCTTCAG TGATGTGAACTCCATGTATCTATCTTCCACGGAGCCGCCAGCCGCTGCTGAATGGGCATGTCTGCTGCGCCCTCTGAGGGGCCGTGAGCCAGAGGGCGTCTGGAACCTGCTAAGCATCGTGCGGGAGATGTTCAAGCGGAGGGACAGCAATGCTGCCCCCTTGTTGGAAATCCTCACTGACCAGTGCCTCACCTATGAACAG ATAACAGGTTGGTGGTATAGCGTACGTACCTCAGCCTCACACAGCAGTGCCAGTGGGCACACGGGCCGTAGCAACGGGCAGTCAGAGGTGGCAGCCCATGCCTGTGCCAGCATGTGTGACGAGATGGTCACACTGTGGAGGCTGGCCGTGCTGGACCCTGCCCTCAGCCCCCAGCG GCGCCGGGAACTGTGTACGCAGCTGCGGCAGTGGCAACTGAAGGTGATTGAGAACGTCAAGCGGGGCCAACACAAGAAGACGCTGGAGCGGCTCTTCCCTGGCTTCCGGCCAGCGGTGGAGGCCTGCTACTTCAACTGGGAAGAGGCCTACCCACTTCCTGGTGTCACCTACAGCGGCACTGACAGGAAGctggcactgtgctgggcccGGGCCCTGCCCTCTCGGCCAGGTGCCTCCCGCTCTGGGGGCCTGGAGGAATCCCGGGACCGGCCCCGACCCCTTCCTGCTGAGCCAGCTGTGCGGCCCAAGGAGCCTGGGACCAAGCGAAAGGGCTTGGGTGACGGGGTCCCCTCATCACAGCGGGGTCCCCGCCGCCTCTCAGCTGAAGGGGGAGATAAAGCTCTACATAAGATGGGTCCAGGTGGGGGCAAAGCCAAGGCACTGGGTGGGGCTGGCAGTGGGAGCCAGGGCTCAGCAGGTGGCGGAAGCAAGCGACGGCTGAGCAGCGAAGACAGCTCCCTGGAGCCGGACCTGGCCGAGatgagcctggatgacagcagcCTGGCCCTGGGTGCAGAGGCCAGCACCTTCGGGGGATTCCCTGAGAGCCCTCCTCCACCCTGTCCTCTCCACGGTGGCTCCCGAGgcccttccactttccttcctgAGCCCCCAGATACTTATGAAGAAGATGGTGGTGTGTACTTCTCAGAAGGGCCTGAGCCTCCCACAGCCTCTGTTGGCCCCCCTGGCCTACTGCCTGGGGATGTCTGTACCCAGGACGACCTCCCTTCTACAGACGAGAGTGGCAATGGGCTTCCCAAAACCAAAGAGGCAGCCCCTGCAGTTGGAGAGGAGGATGATGACTACCAGGCGTACTATCTCAATGCCCAGGATGGGGCTGGGGGCGAGGAAGAGAAGGCCGAGGGCGGGGCTGGGGAGGAGCACGACCTGTTTGCTGGGCTGAAGCCACTGGAACAGGAGAGTCGCATGGAG GTACTGTTTGCCTGTGCTGAGGCCCTGCATGCGCATGGCTATAGCAATGAGGCCTCCCGTCTCACTGTGGAGCTTGCCCAGGATCTGCTAGCCAACCCACCCGACCTCAAGGTAGAGCCGCCCCCTGCCAAG GGCAAGAAGAACAAGGTATCCACGAGCCGTCAGACCTGGGTGGCTACCAACACCCTGAGCAAGGCAGCCTTCCTGTTGACAGTGCTAAGTGAGCGTCCAGAGCACCACAACCTGGCCTTCCGAGTTGGCATGTTTGCCTTGGAGCTACAGAGGCCTCCAGCTTCTACCAAGGCCTTGGAG GTGAAGCTGGCATACCAAGAGTCTGAGGTGGCTGCCCTGCTCAAGAAGATCCCTCTGGGTCCGAGCGAGATGAGTACCATGCGGTGCCGGGCAGAGGAGCTTCGGGAGGGGACACTCTGTGACTATCGGCCTGTGTTGCCTCTCATGTTGGCCAGTTTCATCTTTGACGTTCTCTGTGCTCCAG GTTCCCGGCCCCCAAGTCGCAACTGGAACAGCGAGACACCTGGGGatgaggagctgggatttgaagcaGCAGTTGCTGCCTTGG GCATGAAGACAACAGTGAGCGAGGCAGAACATCCCCTCTTATGTGAAGGCACACGTCGGGAGAAGGGTGACCTGGCATTAGCACTAATGATCACTTACAAGGACGACCAGGCCAAGCTTAAGAAG ATCTTAGACAAACTCTTGGACCGAGAGAGCCAGACACATAAGCCACAGACGCTGAGTTCTTTCTACTCATCTAGCCGCCCAACCACAGCCAGCCAGAGGTCTCCTTCAAAGCACGGGGGCCCATCTGCCCCAGGGGCCCTGCAACCACTGACCTCAGGCTCTGCAGGGCCTGCTCAACCAGGGAGTGTGGCAGGGGCTGGGCCAGGCCCCACTGAGGGCTTCACAGAGAAGAATGTGCCTG AGAGTTCCCCACATTCCCCCTGTGAGGGTCTTCCATCTGAGGCAGCTTTGACCCCAAGGCCAGAAGGGAAGGTTCCTAGCCGCTTGGCACTTGGCAGTCGTGGAGGCTATAATGGACGGGGATGGGGGTCCCCAGGACGGCCTAAGAAGAAGCACACAG GCATGGCCAGCATTGACAGCAGTGCCCCTGAAACAACATCGGATAGTTCCCCCACCTTAAGCCGGAGACCACTTCGAGGGGGCTGGgcccccacctcctggggtcGAGGTCAGGACAGTGACAGCATTAGCAGCTCTTCTTCGGACTCCCTGGGCTCCTCATCCTCCAGTGGAAGTCGCCGGGCCAGTACCAGTGGAGGAGCCCGGGCGAAGACTGTTGAAGTTGGCAG GTACAAGGGCCGCCGCCCCGAGAGTCATGCCCCTCATGTACCCAATCAGCCATCAGAGGCAGCTGCACACTTCTACTTCGAGCTGGCGAAGACAGTGCTGATCAAGGCAGGGGGCAACAGCAGCACTTCCATTTTCACACATCCATCTTCCTCAGGGGGCCACCAGGGTCCTCACCGCAACCTGCACCTTTGCGCCTTCGAGATTGGGCTTTATGCCCTTGGCCTGCACAACTTTGTTTCTCCCAACTGGCTCTCACGTACTTATTCTTCCCACGTTTCCTGGATTACAG GCCAGGCCATGGAGATAGGCAGCGCAGCCCTGACTATACTAGTAGAATGCTGGGATGGGCACCTGACACCCCCTGAGGTTGCATCCCTGGCTGACAGGGCATCACGGGCAAGAGACTCCAATATGGTGAGGGCAGCAGCAGAGCTGGCCCTGAGCTGCCTGCCTCATGCCCATGCATTGAACCCTAATGAGATCCAGCGGGCCCTGGTGCAGTGCAAGGAACAG GACAACCTGATGTTGGAGAAGGCCTGCATGGCAGTGGAAGAGGCAGCTAAGGGTGGGGGCGTGTACCCTGAAGTGTTGTTTGAGGTTGCTCACCAGTGGTTCTGGCTATATGAGCAAACTGCAGGTGGCTCATCCACAGCCCGTGAAGGGGCTACAAGCTGTAGTGCCAGTGGGATCAGGGCAGCTGGGGAGGCTGGGCGGGGTATGCCTGAGGGTAGAGGGGCCCCAGGGACTGAGCCGGTTACAGTGGCAGCGGCAGCAGTGACAGCAGCAGCCACAGTGGTGCCTGTCATCTCGGTGGGGTCTAGTTTGTACCCGGGTCCAGGACTGGGGCATGGCCACTCCCCTGGCCTGCACCCCTACACTGCTCTACAGCCCCACCTGCCCTGTAGCCCTCAGTATCTCACTCACCCAGCTCACCCCGCCCACCCCATGCCTCACATGCCCCGGCCTGCCGTCTTCCCTGTGCCCAGCTCTGCATACCCACAG GGTGTGCATCCTGCATTCCTGGGGGCTCAGTACCCTTATTCAGTGACTCCTCCCTCACTTGCTGCCACTGCTGTGTCTTTCCCCGTCCCTTCCATGGCACCCATCACAGTACATCCCTACCACACAGAGCCAGGGCTTCCACTGCCCACCAGTGTGGCCT TGAGCAGTGTCCATCCAGCATCCACGTTTCCAGCCATCCAGGGTGCCTCACTGCCTGCCCTGACCACACAGCCCAGCCCTCTGGTGAGCGGAGGTTTTCCACCGCCCGAGGAGGAGACACACAGTCAGCCAGTCAATCCCCACAGCCTGCACCACCTGCATGCTGCCTACCGTGTCG GAATGCTGGCACTGGAGATGCTGGGTCGCCGGGCACACAACGATCACCCCAACAACTTCTCCCGCTCCCCCCCCTACACTGATGATGTCAAATGGTTGCTGGGGCTGGCAGCAAAGCTGG gaGTGAACTACGTGCACCAGTTCTGTGTGGGGGCAGCCAAGGGGGTGCTGAGCCCGTTTGTGCTGCAGGAGATCGTCATGGAGACGCTGCAGCGGCTGAGTCCCGCTCATGCCCACAACCACCTGCGTGCCCCGGCCTTCCACCAACTGGTGCAGCGCTGCCAGCAGGCATACATGCAG TACATCCACCACCGCTTGATTCACCTGACTCCTGCGGACTACGACGACTTTGTGAATGCGATCCGGAGCGCCCGCAGCGCCTTCTGCCTGACGCCCATGGGCATGATGCAGTTCAACGACATCCTACAGAACCTCAAGCGCAGCAAACAGACCAAGGAGCTGTGGCAGCGGGTCTCACTcgagatggccaccttctccccCTGA
- the ZSWIM8 gene encoding zinc finger SWIM domain-containing protein 8 isoform X12, translated as MELMFAEWEDGERFSFEDSDRFEEDSLCSFISEAESLCQNWRGWRKQSAGPNSPTGGGGGGGSGGTRMRDGLVIPLVELSAKQVAFHIPFEVVEKVYPPVPEQLQLRIAFWSFPENEEDIRLYSCLANGSADEFQRGDQLFRMRAVKDPLQIGFHLSATVVPPQMVPPKGAYNVAVMFDRCRVTSCSCTCGAGAKWCTHVVALCLFRIHNASAVCLRAPVSESLSRLQRDQLQKFAQYLISELPQQILPTAQRLLDELLSSQSTAINTVCGAPDPTAGPSASDQSTWYLDESTLTDNIKKTLHKFCGPSPVVFSDVNSMYLSSTEPPAAAEWACLLRPLRGREPEGVWNLLSIVREMFKRRDSNAAPLLEILTDQCLTYEQITGWWYSVRTSASHSSASGHTGRSNGQSEVAAHACASMCDEMVTLWRLAVLDPALSPQRRRELCTQLRQWQLKVIENVKRGQHKKTLERLFPGFRPAVEACYFNWEEAYPLPGVTYSGTDRKLALCWARALPSRPGASRSGGLEESRDRPRPLPAEPAVRPKEPGTKRKGLGDGVPSSQRGPRRLSAEGGDKALHKMGPGGGKAKALGGAGSGSQGSAGGGSKRRLSSEDSSLEPDLAEMSLDDSSLALGAEASTFGGFPESPPPPCPLHGGSRGPSTFLPEPPDTYEEDGGVYFSEGPEPPTASVGPPGLLPGDVCTQDDLPSTDESGNGLPKTKEAAPAVGEEDDDYQAYYLNAQDGAGGEEEKAEGGAGEEHDLFAGLKPLEQESRMEVLFACAEALHAHGYSNEASRLTVELAQDLLANPPDLKGKKNKVSTSRQTWVATNTLSKAAFLLTVLSERPEHHNLAFRVGMFALELQRPPASTKALEVKLAYQESEVAALLKKIPLGPSEMSTMRCRAEELREGTLCDYRPVLPLMLASFIFDVLCAPGSRPPSRNWNSETPGDEELGFEAAVAALGMKTTVSEAEHPLLCEGTRREKGDLALALMITYKDDQAKLKKILDKLLDRESQTHKPQTLSSFYSSSRPTTASQRSPSKHGGPSAPGALQPLTSGSAGPAQPGSVAGAGPGPTEGFTEKNVPESSPHSPCEGLPSEAALTPRPEGKVPSRLALGSRGGYNGRGWGSPGRPKKKHTGMASIDSSAPETTSDSSPTLSRRPLRGGWAPTSWGRGQDSDSISSSSSDSLGSSSSSGSRRASTSGGARAKTVEVGRYKGRRPESHAPHVPNQPSEAAAHFYFELAKTVLIKAGGNSSTSIFTHPSSSGGHQGPHRNLHLCAFEIGLYALGLHNFVSPNWLSRTYSSHVSWITGQAMEIGSAALTILVECWDGHLTPPEVASLADRASRARDSNMVRAAAELALSCLPHAHALNPNEIQRALVQCKEQDNLMLEKACMAVEEAAKGGGVYPEVLFEVAHQWFWLYEQTAGGSSTAREGATSCSASGIRAAGEAGRGMPEGRGAPGTEPVTVAAAAVTAAATVVPVISVGSSLYPGPGLGHGHSPGLHPYTALQPHLPCSPQYLTHPAHPAHPMPHMPRPAVFPVPSSAYPQGVHPAFLGAQYPYSVTPPSLAATAVSFPVPSMAPITVHPYHTEPGLPLPTSVALSSVHPASTFPAIQGASLPALTTQPSPLVSGGFPPPEEETHSQPVNPHSLHHLHAAYRVGMLALEMLGRRAHNDHPNNFSRSPPYTDDVKWLLGLAAKLGVNYVHQFCVGAAKGVLSPFVLQEIVMETLQRLSPAHAHNHLRAPAFHQLVQRCQQAYMQYIHHRLIHLTPADYDDFVNAIRSARSAFCLTPMGMMQFNDILQNLKRSKQTKELWQRVSLEMATFSP; from the exons GGCCAATGGCAGTGCGGATGAGTTTCAGCGAGGGGATCAGCTCTTCCGCATGAGGGCTGTGAAGGACCCATTGCAGATAG GGTTCCACCTGAGTGCTACAGTGGTGCCACCTCAGATGGTCCCTCCTAAAGGGGCCTACAACGTGGCTGTGATGTTTGACCGCTGCCGGGTCACTTCCTGCAGCTGTACCTGTGGGGCTGGGGCCAAATGGTGCACCCACGTCGTGGCACTGTGTCTCTTCCGCATCCACAAT GCTTCTGCAGTCTGCCTGCGAGCCCCAGTCTCAGAGTCCCTGTCCCGGCTACAGAGGGACCAGCTGCAGAAGTTTGCTCAGTACCTCATCAGTGAGCTCCCTCAGCAG ATCCTCCCCACAGCTCAGCGTCTCCTGGACGAACTCCTGTCTTCCCAGTCAACAGCCATCAATACAGTGTGTGGAGCTCCGG ACCCCACAGCAGGGCCCTCAGCATCGGACCAGAGTACTTGGTATCTGGATGAATCGACACTCACTGACAACATCAAGAAGACACTGCACAAGTTCTGTGGCCCCTCGCCTGTGGTCTTCAG TGATGTGAACTCCATGTATCTATCTTCCACGGAGCCGCCAGCCGCTGCTGAATGGGCATGTCTGCTGCGCCCTCTGAGGGGCCGTGAGCCAGAGGGCGTCTGGAACCTGCTAAGCATCGTGCGGGAGATGTTCAAGCGGAGGGACAGCAATGCTGCCCCCTTGTTGGAAATCCTCACTGACCAGTGCCTCACCTATGAACAG ATAACAGGTTGGTGGTATAGCGTACGTACCTCAGCCTCACACAGCAGTGCCAGTGGGCACACGGGCCGTAGCAACGGGCAGTCAGAGGTGGCAGCCCATGCCTGTGCCAGCATGTGTGACGAGATGGTCACACTGTGGAGGCTGGCCGTGCTGGACCCTGCCCTCAGCCCCCAGCG GCGCCGGGAACTGTGTACGCAGCTGCGGCAGTGGCAACTGAAGGTGATTGAGAACGTCAAGCGGGGCCAACACAAGAAGACGCTGGAGCGGCTCTTCCCTGGCTTCCGGCCAGCGGTGGAGGCCTGCTACTTCAACTGGGAAGAGGCCTACCCACTTCCTGGTGTCACCTACAGCGGCACTGACAGGAAGctggcactgtgctgggcccGGGCCCTGCCCTCTCGGCCAGGTGCCTCCCGCTCTGGGGGCCTGGAGGAATCCCGGGACCGGCCCCGACCCCTTCCTGCTGAGCCAGCTGTGCGGCCCAAGGAGCCTGGGACCAAGCGAAAGGGCTTGGGTGACGGGGTCCCCTCATCACAGCGGGGTCCCCGCCGCCTCTCAGCTGAAGGGGGAGATAAAGCTCTACATAAGATGGGTCCAGGTGGGGGCAAAGCCAAGGCACTGGGTGGGGCTGGCAGTGGGAGCCAGGGCTCAGCAGGTGGCGGAAGCAAGCGACGGCTGAGCAGCGAAGACAGCTCCCTGGAGCCGGACCTGGCCGAGatgagcctggatgacagcagcCTGGCCCTGGGTGCAGAGGCCAGCACCTTCGGGGGATTCCCTGAGAGCCCTCCTCCACCCTGTCCTCTCCACGGTGGCTCCCGAGgcccttccactttccttcctgAGCCCCCAGATACTTATGAAGAAGATGGTGGTGTGTACTTCTCAGAAGGGCCTGAGCCTCCCACAGCCTCTGTTGGCCCCCCTGGCCTACTGCCTGGGGATGTCTGTACCCAGGACGACCTCCCTTCTACAGACGAGAGTGGCAATGGGCTTCCCAAAACCAAAGAGGCAGCCCCTGCAGTTGGAGAGGAGGATGATGACTACCAGGCGTACTATCTCAATGCCCAGGATGGGGCTGGGGGCGAGGAAGAGAAGGCCGAGGGCGGGGCTGGGGAGGAGCACGACCTGTTTGCTGGGCTGAAGCCACTGGAACAGGAGAGTCGCATGGAG GTACTGTTTGCCTGTGCTGAGGCCCTGCATGCGCATGGCTATAGCAATGAGGCCTCCCGTCTCACTGTGGAGCTTGCCCAGGATCTGCTAGCCAACCCACCCGACCTCAAG GGCAAGAAGAACAAGGTATCCACGAGCCGTCAGACCTGGGTGGCTACCAACACCCTGAGCAAGGCAGCCTTCCTGTTGACAGTGCTAAGTGAGCGTCCAGAGCACCACAACCTGGCCTTCCGAGTTGGCATGTTTGCCTTGGAGCTACAGAGGCCTCCAGCTTCTACCAAGGCCTTGGAG GTGAAGCTGGCATACCAAGAGTCTGAGGTGGCTGCCCTGCTCAAGAAGATCCCTCTGGGTCCGAGCGAGATGAGTACCATGCGGTGCCGGGCAGAGGAGCTTCGGGAGGGGACACTCTGTGACTATCGGCCTGTGTTGCCTCTCATGTTGGCCAGTTTCATCTTTGACGTTCTCTGTGCTCCAG GTTCCCGGCCCCCAAGTCGCAACTGGAACAGCGAGACACCTGGGGatgaggagctgggatttgaagcaGCAGTTGCTGCCTTGG GCATGAAGACAACAGTGAGCGAGGCAGAACATCCCCTCTTATGTGAAGGCACACGTCGGGAGAAGGGTGACCTGGCATTAGCACTAATGATCACTTACAAGGACGACCAGGCCAAGCTTAAGAAG ATCTTAGACAAACTCTTGGACCGAGAGAGCCAGACACATAAGCCACAGACGCTGAGTTCTTTCTACTCATCTAGCCGCCCAACCACAGCCAGCCAGAGGTCTCCTTCAAAGCACGGGGGCCCATCTGCCCCAGGGGCCCTGCAACCACTGACCTCAGGCTCTGCAGGGCCTGCTCAACCAGGGAGTGTGGCAGGGGCTGGGCCAGGCCCCACTGAGGGCTTCACAGAGAAGAATGTGCCTG AGAGTTCCCCACATTCCCCCTGTGAGGGTCTTCCATCTGAGGCAGCTTTGACCCCAAGGCCAGAAGGGAAGGTTCCTAGCCGCTTGGCACTTGGCAGTCGTGGAGGCTATAATGGACGGGGATGGGGGTCCCCAGGACGGCCTAAGAAGAAGCACACAG GCATGGCCAGCATTGACAGCAGTGCCCCTGAAACAACATCGGATAGTTCCCCCACCTTAAGCCGGAGACCACTTCGAGGGGGCTGGgcccccacctcctggggtcGAGGTCAGGACAGTGACAGCATTAGCAGCTCTTCTTCGGACTCCCTGGGCTCCTCATCCTCCAGTGGAAGTCGCCGGGCCAGTACCAGTGGAGGAGCCCGGGCGAAGACTGTTGAAGTTGGCAG GTACAAGGGCCGCCGCCCCGAGAGTCATGCCCCTCATGTACCCAATCAGCCATCAGAGGCAGCTGCACACTTCTACTTCGAGCTGGCGAAGACAGTGCTGATCAAGGCAGGGGGCAACAGCAGCACTTCCATTTTCACACATCCATCTTCCTCAGGGGGCCACCAGGGTCCTCACCGCAACCTGCACCTTTGCGCCTTCGAGATTGGGCTTTATGCCCTTGGCCTGCACAACTTTGTTTCTCCCAACTGGCTCTCACGTACTTATTCTTCCCACGTTTCCTGGATTACAG GCCAGGCCATGGAGATAGGCAGCGCAGCCCTGACTATACTAGTAGAATGCTGGGATGGGCACCTGACACCCCCTGAGGTTGCATCCCTGGCTGACAGGGCATCACGGGCAAGAGACTCCAATATGGTGAGGGCAGCAGCAGAGCTGGCCCTGAGCTGCCTGCCTCATGCCCATGCATTGAACCCTAATGAGATCCAGCGGGCCCTGGTGCAGTGCAAGGAACAG GACAACCTGATGTTGGAGAAGGCCTGCATGGCAGTGGAAGAGGCAGCTAAGGGTGGGGGCGTGTACCCTGAAGTGTTGTTTGAGGTTGCTCACCAGTGGTTCTGGCTATATGAGCAAACTGCAGGTGGCTCATCCACAGCCCGTGAAGGGGCTACAAGCTGTAGTGCCAGTGGGATCAGGGCAGCTGGGGAGGCTGGGCGGGGTATGCCTGAGGGTAGAGGGGCCCCAGGGACTGAGCCGGTTACAGTGGCAGCGGCAGCAGTGACAGCAGCAGCCACAGTGGTGCCTGTCATCTCGGTGGGGTCTAGTTTGTACCCGGGTCCAGGACTGGGGCATGGCCACTCCCCTGGCCTGCACCCCTACACTGCTCTACAGCCCCACCTGCCCTGTAGCCCTCAGTATCTCACTCACCCAGCTCACCCCGCCCACCCCATGCCTCACATGCCCCGGCCTGCCGTCTTCCCTGTGCCCAGCTCTGCATACCCACAG GGTGTGCATCCTGCATTCCTGGGGGCTCAGTACCCTTATTCAGTGACTCCTCCCTCACTTGCTGCCACTGCTGTGTCTTTCCCCGTCCCTTCCATGGCACCCATCACAGTACATCCCTACCACACAGAGCCAGGGCTTCCACTGCCCACCAGTGTGGCCT TGAGCAGTGTCCATCCAGCATCCACGTTTCCAGCCATCCAGGGTGCCTCACTGCCTGCCCTGACCACACAGCCCAGCCCTCTGGTGAGCGGAGGTTTTCCACCGCCCGAGGAGGAGACACACAGTCAGCCAGTCAATCCCCACAGCCTGCACCACCTGCATGCTGCCTACCGTGTCG GAATGCTGGCACTGGAGATGCTGGGTCGCCGGGCACACAACGATCACCCCAACAACTTCTCCCGCTCCCCCCCCTACACTGATGATGTCAAATGGTTGCTGGGGCTGGCAGCAAAGCTGG gaGTGAACTACGTGCACCAGTTCTGTGTGGGGGCAGCCAAGGGGGTGCTGAGCCCGTTTGTGCTGCAGGAGATCGTCATGGAGACGCTGCAGCGGCTGAGTCCCGCTCATGCCCACAACCACCTGCGTGCCCCGGCCTTCCACCAACTGGTGCAGCGCTGCCAGCAGGCATACATGCAG TACATCCACCACCGCTTGATTCACCTGACTCCTGCGGACTACGACGACTTTGTGAATGCGATCCGGAGCGCCCGCAGCGCCTTCTGCCTGACGCCCATGGGCATGATGCAGTTCAACGACATCCTACAGAACCTCAAGCGCAGCAAACAGACCAAGGAGCTGTGGCAGCGGGTCTCACTcgagatggccaccttctccccCTGA